The following are encoded together in the Mesorhizobium shangrilense genome:
- a CDS encoding carbohydrate ABC transporter permease: MISPAAAYRNLLLFVLPALAVYLVFAVLPLATSIVMSFFQTNGASGDTFVGLANYERLFTHPTISARFWNALLNNMQYFAIHLIVEVPMGLLLAALLTSGKLARSEGIYRTLLFIPATLSVVIVGFVWRLIINPLWGLVGFPLLGTESTALTTISLMSVWQYFGIPMVFLYSALLAVPNELVEAANIDGAGGWTTFWKIKFPLIAPQFGLIAILTYIWTFNGFDLVFALNGSAPGPNYSTDILGTYFYRTFFGSSGQLADLDLGAAVATVIFTTVLVVTAVYFWLVQRRLKSYSV; encoded by the coding sequence TTGATATCTCCCGCTGCCGCCTACAGAAACCTGCTGCTGTTCGTGCTGCCGGCCCTGGCCGTCTACCTGGTCTTTGCCGTGCTGCCGCTGGCGACCTCGATCGTCATGAGCTTCTTCCAGACCAATGGCGCCTCGGGTGACACCTTCGTCGGCCTCGCCAATTACGAACGTCTTTTCACCCACCCGACCATCAGCGCCCGCTTCTGGAATGCGTTGCTCAACAACATGCAGTATTTCGCCATCCATCTCATTGTCGAAGTCCCGATGGGGCTGCTGCTGGCGGCGCTGCTGACCTCGGGCAAGCTTGCGCGCTCGGAAGGCATCTACCGCACGCTCCTGTTCATTCCGGCGACGCTGTCGGTGGTGATCGTCGGCTTCGTCTGGCGCCTGATCATCAATCCGCTGTGGGGGCTGGTCGGCTTTCCGCTGCTGGGCACCGAATCGACCGCGCTCACCACCATCTCGCTGATGTCGGTGTGGCAGTATTTCGGGATACCGATGGTCTTTCTCTACAGCGCCCTGCTGGCGGTGCCCAACGAGCTTGTCGAGGCCGCAAATATCGACGGCGCCGGCGGCTGGACGACCTTCTGGAAGATCAAGTTTCCGCTGATCGCGCCGCAATTCGGGCTGATCGCCATCCTCACCTATATCTGGACATTCAACGGCTTCGACCTGGTGTTCGCGCTGAACGGTTCGGCGCCCGGGCCGAATTACAGCACGGACATCCTCGGCACCTATTTCTACCGCACCTTCTTCGGCTCGAGCGGGCAGCTTGCCGATCTCGATCTCGGCGCGGCGGTGGCGACGGTGATCTTCACCACCGTGCTGGTGGTGACAGCCGTCTACTTCTGGCTGGTGCAGCGCCGCCTGAAATCCTACTCGGTCTAG
- a CDS encoding ABC transporter substrate-binding protein, whose product MRSIRASIPLAMTVSVMFSSGVGIAYADPVTITLNSWRTEDIAVWQDTILPAFEAKHPDIKVEFAPINTNEYNAAIQSQVEGGAGGDLITCRPFDVNREWIKRGYFESLEGLPGLANFDKTSRAAWSGADDKTYCLPVAAVLAGFYYNADIFKELGLKVPTTSAEFIDVLKAIKKDGRYTPLAYGAAESWQLAYNGLYSIGPAYWKGEEGRLGLIDGKKKLTDPEFVDAIAAFAAWKPFLPAGQESLNYADMTQLFTLGKAAILPDGSWDINQATSTGLNVGVFGPPVPKAGDQRYLQEMPDMGIGINAKSTHKEAAKTFLDWVAGPEFQELYVNAAPGFFAMGNKPVAYKNKLAQDFADLKKGAQLTPRLALDRLSAGTPPLDDETWRLLQVMYTKLDVTPQQVATELQTGLASWYGPQKK is encoded by the coding sequence ATGCGTTCGATACGTGCATCGATCCCGCTGGCAATGACTGTCAGCGTGATGTTTTCCAGTGGCGTCGGCATTGCCTATGCCGACCCTGTCACCATCACCTTGAACAGCTGGCGCACCGAGGACATCGCGGTCTGGCAGGACACGATCCTGCCGGCCTTCGAAGCCAAGCATCCCGACATCAAGGTCGAGTTCGCGCCGATCAACACCAATGAATACAACGCCGCCATCCAGTCGCAGGTCGAGGGCGGCGCCGGTGGCGACCTGATCACCTGCCGGCCGTTCGACGTGAACCGCGAATGGATCAAACGCGGCTATTTCGAATCTCTTGAAGGGTTGCCGGGCCTGGCGAATTTCGACAAGACCTCCAGGGCTGCGTGGAGCGGCGCCGACGACAAGACTTACTGCCTGCCGGTCGCCGCCGTGCTGGCCGGCTTCTACTACAATGCCGATATCTTTAAGGAACTGGGGCTGAAGGTGCCGACCACCAGCGCCGAGTTCATCGATGTCTTGAAGGCAATCAAGAAGGACGGCCGCTACACGCCGCTGGCCTACGGAGCGGCCGAATCCTGGCAGCTCGCCTATAACGGTCTCTACAGCATCGGCCCGGCCTACTGGAAAGGCGAGGAGGGCCGGCTTGGCCTGATCGACGGCAAGAAGAAGCTGACCGATCCCGAGTTCGTCGATGCCATCGCCGCCTTCGCGGCCTGGAAGCCGTTCCTGCCTGCCGGGCAGGAGAGCCTGAACTATGCCGACATGACGCAGCTGTTCACACTGGGCAAGGCGGCGATCCTTCCCGACGGCTCGTGGGACATCAACCAGGCGACCTCGACCGGCCTCAATGTCGGCGTGTTCGGGCCGCCGGTGCCGAAGGCCGGCGACCAGCGTTACCTGCAGGAAATGCCGGACATGGGCATCGGCATCAATGCCAAGAGCACGCACAAGGAAGCGGCCAAAACCTTCCTCGACTGGGTTGCCGGGCCTGAATTCCAGGAACTCTACGTCAATGCCGCGCCTGGCTTCTTTGCCATGGGCAACAAGCCGGTCGCCTACAAGAACAAGCTGGCGCAGGATTTCGCCGATCTGAAGAAGGGCGCACAGCTCACGCCACGCCTGGCGCTTGATCGCCTGAGCGCCGGCACGCCGCCGCTCGACGACGAGACCTGGCGCCTGCTGCAGGTGATGTACACCAAGCTGGACGTCACGCCGCAGCAGGTCGCCACCGAGCTGCAGACCGGGCTTGCATCCTGGTACGGACCGCAAAAGAAGTAA
- a CDS encoding Gfo/Idh/MocA family protein, whose product MIGVGILGSGFIAETYADSLLDVRNAELVACYSRGFERATAFARKWGPKVSAHKDMDALCADPAVNLVVIALPNEIHLEAVRIAASHGKAVICTKPLARTEREAREILEIVRRAGVWHGYAESAVFSPNIEKAYQMVKAGGIGDLLTMRAREAHSGPHAPHFWNAELAGGGALLDMGCHTVESARHFFGKDNPVTEVMAWGATMVHGDKTTGEDTAIALLKFAGGQLATIESSWIEKGGMQLRHELVGSAGRIVTDTSVGPVWGFVEKPVGYLVEKADAETGWVYPVPEETRAYGFSQQMRHFCDHFAAGTVPSETFEDGVIVNRIIDACYRSMRTGVWEKIGADG is encoded by the coding sequence ATGATTGGAGTTGGAATTCTGGGCTCGGGCTTCATCGCCGAGACCTACGCGGACTCGCTGCTCGACGTGCGCAACGCCGAGCTCGTGGCCTGCTATTCGCGCGGCTTCGAGCGCGCCACCGCCTTCGCCAGGAAATGGGGGCCCAAGGTCAGCGCTCACAAGGACATGGATGCGCTCTGCGCCGATCCGGCGGTCAATCTTGTGGTCATCGCCCTGCCTAACGAGATCCATCTCGAAGCGGTCAGGATCGCCGCCAGCCACGGCAAGGCCGTGATCTGCACCAAGCCGCTGGCGCGCACGGAAAGGGAAGCGCGGGAGATCCTCGAGATCGTTCGGCGCGCCGGCGTCTGGCACGGCTATGCCGAGAGCGCGGTTTTTTCGCCCAACATCGAAAAGGCCTATCAGATGGTGAAGGCGGGCGGCATCGGCGACCTCCTGACGATGCGGGCCCGCGAGGCCCATTCGGGGCCGCACGCGCCGCACTTCTGGAACGCCGAGCTTGCCGGCGGCGGCGCGCTGCTCGACATGGGCTGCCACACCGTGGAAAGCGCCCGTCACTTCTTTGGCAAGGACAATCCGGTGACCGAGGTGATGGCCTGGGGTGCCACAATGGTGCATGGCGACAAGACCACGGGAGAGGACACGGCGATCGCGCTGTTGAAATTCGCCGGCGGCCAGCTCGCCACCATCGAATCGTCCTGGATCGAAAAGGGCGGCATGCAGCTTCGCCACGAACTGGTCGGCTCCGCCGGCCGCATCGTCACCGACACTTCGGTCGGTCCGGTCTGGGGGTTCGTCGAGAAACCGGTGGGTTATCTGGTGGAGAAGGCGGACGCCGAGACCGGTTGGGTGTATCCCGTTCCAGAGGAAACCCGGGCATACGGCTTTTCGCAGCAGATGCGCCACTTCTGCGACCACTTCGCGGCGGGGACGGTGCCGTCGGAGACGTTCGAGGATGGCGTCATCGTCAACCGGATAATTGACGCCTGCTACCGTTCGATGCGAACGGGCGTGTGGGAAAAGATAGGGGCGGATGGGTGA
- a CDS encoding GntR family transcriptional regulator: protein MEGSPLQSDGPEPLWRLAADAILQEIATGKLASGARLPPERDLFTRMSISRVTLRRALQSLVEEGVLTPSHGRGWYVSAKVPKEFPNTLESFSETARRLGLTPSSDVLRAEEAPASLDEAEELSIAPGATLFHLERIRRLDQVPVAVDTSFFAAALVPDLGSVDFKTASLFGLLINAGVDLARAETTIEAHGADPVLAGHLDIDVGKSTLVMRQLIVDAAGRPLLSSTIRYAGDRYRLRTSFSRTGRTTGRNPG, encoded by the coding sequence ATGGAAGGCTCCCCGCTACAGTCGGACGGACCGGAGCCGCTGTGGCGGCTGGCCGCCGATGCGATCCTGCAGGAGATCGCCACCGGCAAGCTGGCGTCGGGCGCGCGTCTGCCGCCCGAGCGCGACCTGTTCACGCGCATGTCGATCAGCAGGGTCACCTTGCGCCGGGCCCTGCAAAGCCTGGTCGAGGAAGGCGTGCTGACGCCTTCCCATGGGCGCGGCTGGTATGTCTCGGCCAAGGTGCCGAAGGAATTTCCCAACACGCTGGAATCCTTCAGCGAGACCGCGCGGCGCCTGGGTCTTACGCCCTCCTCCGACGTGCTGCGCGCCGAGGAAGCGCCGGCCTCGCTGGACGAGGCCGAGGAGCTTTCCATCGCGCCCGGCGCGACCCTGTTTCATCTGGAGAGAATCCGGCGCCTCGACCAGGTTCCGGTCGCCGTCGACACCTCGTTCTTCGCCGCCGCCTTGGTTCCCGACCTCGGCAGCGTCGACTTCAAGACGGCGTCGCTGTTCGGCCTGCTGATCAATGCCGGCGTCGACCTCGCCCGCGCCGAGACAACCATCGAGGCCCACGGCGCCGATCCCGTGCTGGCAGGCCATCTCGACATCGACGTTGGCAAATCCACGCTGGTCATGCGCCAGCTCATCGTCGATGCCGCTGGCCGCCCGCTGCTGTCCTCGACCATCCGCTACGCCGGCGACCGCTATCGCCTGCGCACCTCGTTCTCCCGGACCGGAAGGACCACCGGCCGCAATCCGGGGTGA
- the ssuD gene encoding FMNH2-dependent alkanesulfonate monooxygenase — MSSKPLDLYWYLPTHGDGPYLGTDERHRPATFGYLKEIAQAADRLGFKGVLLPTGTRCEDAWIVAAGLIPLTERLKFLVALRPGSGTPALFARHAATLDRISNGRVLLNVVTGADPADLAGDGNKLSHDERYAQTDEFLTIWRRILSGEPADFEGKYLSAHGTDISFPPVQHPHPPLWFGGSSDAGIAIAAKHVDAYLSWGEPVDQLAEKIDRVRKAAAAQGRTIRFGLRIHLIVRETEEAAWAAADRLISHVTDDLIAEAQNGFVHISESVGQKRMSALHQGRRDKLVIGPNLWAGPGLVRGGAGTALVGNPDNVAARIREYQEIGIETIIASGYPHLEEAFNVAELLFPKLGLKGEGAPAERSWDVEFGRGVRPKAAAASAS, encoded by the coding sequence ATGTCCAGCAAACCGCTCGATCTCTACTGGTACCTGCCGACGCATGGCGATGGACCCTATCTCGGCACCGACGAGCGGCACCGCCCGGCAACCTTCGGCTATCTCAAGGAGATCGCCCAGGCCGCCGACCGGCTTGGCTTCAAGGGCGTGCTCCTGCCCACCGGAACACGGTGCGAGGACGCCTGGATCGTGGCGGCTGGGTTGATCCCGCTCACCGAACGGCTGAAATTCCTTGTGGCGCTTCGGCCGGGCAGCGGAACGCCGGCGCTGTTTGCGCGTCATGCGGCCACGCTGGACCGCATTTCCAATGGCCGCGTCCTGCTCAATGTCGTCACGGGTGCGGATCCGGCCGACCTAGCGGGCGACGGCAACAAGCTCAGCCATGACGAGCGTTACGCGCAGACCGACGAGTTCCTGACGATCTGGCGGCGCATCCTTTCGGGCGAGCCGGCGGATTTCGAGGGCAAGTACCTGTCGGCCCACGGTACCGACATTTCCTTCCCGCCGGTTCAGCATCCGCATCCGCCGCTCTGGTTCGGAGGTTCTTCGGACGCCGGCATCGCAATCGCCGCCAAGCATGTCGACGCCTATCTGAGCTGGGGCGAACCGGTGGACCAGCTTGCCGAAAAGATCGATCGCGTCAGGAAGGCTGCTGCCGCGCAGGGCCGGACGATCCGCTTCGGCCTTCGCATCCACCTGATCGTGCGCGAAACCGAGGAGGCGGCCTGGGCCGCCGCCGATCGGCTGATCAGCCACGTCACCGACGACCTGATCGCCGAAGCCCAGAACGGTTTTGTCCACATCTCCGAATCCGTCGGGCAGAAGCGCATGTCGGCGCTTCACCAGGGCCGACGCGATAAGCTGGTCATCGGTCCCAATTTGTGGGCGGGACCGGGGCTGGTGCGTGGCGGCGCGGGAACGGCGCTGGTCGGCAATCCCGACAATGTCGCCGCGCGCATTCGCGAGTATCAGGAGATCGGCATCGAGACGATCATCGCGTCCGGCTACCCGCATCTGGAAGAGGCGTTCAACGTTGCCGAACTGCTGTTCCCCAAACTTGGGCTGAAGGGTGAGGGCGCACCAGCGGAGCGCAGCTGGGACGTCGAGTTCGGACGCGGCGTACGCCCCAAGGCCGCCGCGGCGAGCGCCAGCTGA
- a CDS encoding ABC transporter permease subunit, with translation MTLAANSPTSFSSSTAKRAPSSRPRRAASTSTLGISLATLAALIALWFLAAHFEWASPLFLPSPSEVLTQFSAVWADGYANGTLLDHTLASLGRIAAALGVGIFLGIPLGLLMGLNRWVKGIFSVPIDLYWGLPPLAYLPLLIIWLGIGETSKIVLLSLSTFAPICFAAQAGVRSVPIERINAALSLGASRLQLFTSIILPSALPEIMTGLKIAIGAGLSTLVAAELIAAQSGLGYMIMSAANFLATDVVFVGLIVIAILAFAFTSGMRWLEHRLIPWKGKL, from the coding sequence ATGACGCTTGCCGCCAATTCCCCAACTTCATTTTCGTCCTCGACGGCCAAGCGCGCGCCGTCCTCTCGACCCCGCCGGGCCGCATCGACAAGCACGCTCGGCATCAGCCTGGCCACGCTGGCTGCGCTGATCGCCTTGTGGTTCCTCGCCGCGCATTTCGAATGGGCGTCGCCGCTGTTCCTGCCGTCGCCGTCCGAGGTGCTGACCCAGTTCAGCGCCGTCTGGGCCGACGGCTATGCCAACGGCACGCTGCTCGACCACACTCTGGCCAGCCTTGGCCGCATCGCCGCGGCACTCGGCGTCGGCATTTTCCTTGGCATTCCGCTGGGCTTGCTGATGGGGCTCAACCGCTGGGTCAAGGGCATCTTCAGCGTGCCGATCGATCTCTACTGGGGCCTGCCGCCTTTGGCCTATTTGCCGCTGCTGATCATCTGGCTGGGCATCGGCGAGACCTCCAAGATCGTGCTCCTGTCGCTGTCGACCTTTGCCCCGATCTGCTTTGCCGCGCAGGCCGGGGTCCGCTCCGTACCGATTGAACGGATCAATGCCGCGCTGTCGCTTGGCGCCAGCCGCCTGCAACTGTTCACCAGCATCATCCTGCCGTCCGCACTGCCGGAAATCATGACCGGCCTGAAGATTGCCATTGGCGCCGGCTTGTCGACGCTGGTCGCGGCCGAACTGATCGCCGCCCAGTCGGGCCTTGGCTACATGATCATGTCGGCGGCCAATTTCCTCGCCACCGATGTCGTCTTCGTCGGCCTCATCGTTATCGCCATCCTGGCCTTCGCCTTCACCAGCGGCATGCGCTGGCTGGAGCACCGGCTCATCCCCTGGAAGGGCAAGCTCTGA